ATTAACCTTCTTGTTGGCAAAAATAATTCTGGAAAAACATCTATCCTGGAAGCTTTATTTCTGTTAGTTGGTGTTTCTAATCCTCAATTGACCGTCAACATCAATCGCTTTCGCGATATTTTAGATGAACCTGATGAAAAAAACTTTAGGCTTCTATTCAAAGATTTGAACTTTGATACACTAATAGTCTTAAAAGCATATCTCGACGAAAAAAACCAGGAAAGAACATTACACATTAGACCTCACTACCAAAAGCAGAGCATAGTTGATAAAAATCAATTAAAGGTTGATTTAAGTGATGCTGGTAATAGTCTTACGTCTTCCTCATTTGCCACTATTGACGGACTAGTTTTAGATTTTGAAATTAAAGAAAAGCATAGTAAGCGCGAAAATTATTCAGCAGAGATTATATCATTATCTAGAACTACTGAGGTTTTGCAACCTCATGATTATAAAGAGAAGATTAATGCAGTTTTTGTTAATCTACGTACTATTTATCAGAACATCGACCAAAAAGTAGATAAACTGATTATTGAAAAACAAGACGAGAATTTGGTATCTGTTTTACAAAAAGTTGACTCCAAAATAACAGGCATATCGCTCGGTGCTAATGGTATCGTTTATTGCGATATTGGATTAGATAAGCTAGTTCCCATTAATATTATGGGAGACGGAATTAGAAGAATCCTGTCGATAGTCACGACTATTGCAAGCATAAAGAACGGTATCGTTTTTATAGATGAAATCGAAAATGGCTTTCACTATTCAGTGTTAAAAGTTTTATGGGGTACTATTCTCGAGGCTTCCAGGCAATATAACGTACAAGTTTTTGCAACTACTCATTCCGAAGAATGTATTGCTGCTCTTAATTCCTCCTACATTAGTAACATTGATCTGTTTGAAAGAGACT
This region of Tunicatimonas pelagia genomic DNA includes:
- a CDS encoding AAA family ATPase; this encodes MHFTKAHIQGFRGISDLDIDDFRRINLLVGKNNSGKTSILEALFLLVGVSNPQLTVNINRFRDILDEPDEKNFRLLFKDLNFDTLIVLKAYLDEKNQERTLHIRPHYQKQSIVDKNQLKVDLSDAGNSLTSSSFATIDGLVLDFEIKEKHSKRENYSAEIISLSRTTEVLQPHDYKEKINAVFVNLRTIYQNIDQKVDKLIIEKQDENLVSVLQKVDSKITGISLGANGIVYCDIGLDKLVPINIMGDGIRRILSIVTTIASIKNGIVFIDEIENGFHYSVLKVLWGTILEASRQYNVQVFATTHSEECIAALNSSYISNIDLFERDSIRLYRVEKDRDEHRAVSYDPEVLSTSLELELGVR